CATGACCAGAAGAGCAAGCAGCGGAAGACCCATGTTCACATCATCGTGGTTTGGGGCGGCAACACGACCCGCAAGGCGATAATCAACGTCCTGAACCGCTTGAGCGCGGACGGCAAGAGGTGCTGCTCCTCTGCGGAGCCAGTCAACAACATCAGGCACGCATACGACTACCTCATCCACGACACGGCATCGTGCCGAAAGAAGGGCAAGGAACTGTACCCAGTCGAAGCCCGCATCGAGGGGAATAACTTCGACATCGGGCAGCTTGAGCAGCTCTCGACCAAGGACAAGCAGGACATGCTCTTCGAGTTGGTCGGCTTCATCATGGTCGAGAAGTTCGAGACCATCAATGACTTCACGACTGCGGCGTTGCGTGAGTTCCCCGAGCAGTACCGAGAAATCA
This sequence is a window from Ruminococcus hominis. Protein-coding genes within it:
- a CDS encoding Rep family protein; protein product: HDQKSKQRKTHVHIIVVWGGNTTRKAIINVLNRLSADGKRCCSSAEPVNNIRHAYDYLIHDTASCRKKGKELYPVEARIEGNNFDIGQLEQLSTKDKQDMLFELVGFIMVEKFETINDFTTAALREFPEQYREIIVGYNSILERYCRGNYLNAERKRKARETGACGKVDGSMEQCVTTGAE